One window of Phycisphaeraceae bacterium genomic DNA carries:
- a CDS encoding VOC family protein produces MSRTIPAAFLSFFVGIGGMHGASLVATRNGPPPDTKSTENTKNKEQKMKEEAKNGDGLRLGNFSVSLTVKDIAASRAFYEKLGFKAMGGDQAQGWLVMQNDSATIGIFQGMFPRNMLTFNPGWDRSAQPLTEFDDVREIQRMLRAQGIEPEPAADESSTGTAYIMITDPDGNPILIDQHVPKPGA; encoded by the coding sequence ATGTCCCGCACAATTCCCGCAGCGTTCCTCTCCTTCTTTGTTGGCATCGGCGGCATGCACGGCGCGTCGCTGGTGGCGACGCGCAACGGCCCGCCGCCGGATACGAAAAGCACCGAAAACACAAAGAATAAGGAGCAGAAGATGAAGGAAGAGGCGAAGAACGGCGACGGGCTGCGGCTCGGCAACTTCTCCGTAAGTCTGACCGTGAAGGACATCGCGGCATCGCGTGCGTTCTATGAGAAGCTCGGCTTCAAGGCGATGGGCGGGGATCAGGCCCAGGGCTGGCTCGTGATGCAGAACGATTCGGCCACAATCGGCATCTTCCAGGGGATGTTCCCGCGAAACATGCTGACGTTCAATCCGGGGTGGGACAGGAGTGCGCAGCCGCTCACCGAGTTTGACGATGTACGCGAGATCCAGAGGATGCTGCGGGCACAGGGAATCGAACCCGAGCCTGCGGCGGATGAGTCAAGCACGGGCACAGCGTACATCATGATCACCGATCCGGATGGGAACCCGATCCTGATCGATCAGCATGTGCCGAAGCCGGGTGCGTGA
- a CDS encoding sulfite exporter TauE/SafE family protein, whose amino-acid sequence MITAWIGAILIGLSLGLLGSGGSILTVPILVYLVKHPEKQAIAESLAIVGAIACFGAIREAIKRHVVWRAVAWFGIPGIGGSLLGAYLARFIPGEVQLVMLGAIMLVAAARMAGTSRAKQTIGDRTSTAPSWLLVLIGFGLGLITGLVGIGGGFLIVPALVLLAGVPMKHAVGTSLTLIVVNCVVGFAKYQVTLATFGMGIDWNTILVFSLLGMLGSFAGAAIGSKLNQRVLRQVFAALLLAMAVFIIWRQMGKL is encoded by the coding sequence ATGATCACCGCCTGGATCGGCGCCATCCTCATCGGCCTCTCCCTCGGCCTGCTCGGCTCGGGCGGCTCCATCCTCACCGTCCCCATCCTCGTCTACCTCGTCAAACACCCTGAAAAACAGGCCATCGCCGAGTCCCTCGCCATCGTCGGCGCCATCGCCTGCTTCGGCGCGATCCGCGAAGCCATCAAGCGCCACGTCGTCTGGCGCGCCGTCGCGTGGTTCGGCATCCCCGGCATCGGCGGCTCGCTGCTCGGCGCATACCTGGCCCGCTTCATCCCCGGCGAGGTCCAGCTCGTGATGCTCGGGGCGATCATGCTGGTCGCCGCGGCACGGATGGCGGGGACTTCGCGTGCCAAGCAGACCATCGGCGACCGCACCTCAACCGCCCCCTCCTGGCTCCTCGTTCTCATCGGCTTCGGGCTCGGACTCATCACCGGCCTGGTCGGCATCGGCGGCGGCTTCCTCATCGTCCCCGCCCTCGTCCTGCTCGCGGGCGTCCCCATGAAGCACGCCGTCGGAACCTCGCTCACGCTCATCGTCGTCAACTGCGTCGTCGGCTTCGCCAAGTACCAGGTCACGCTCGCAACGTTCGGCATGGGAATCGACTGGAACACCATCCTCGTCTTCTCGCTGCTCGGCATGCTCGGCTCGTTCGCAGGCGCGGCCATCGGCTCGAAGCTCAACCAGCGCGTGCTGCGACAGGTCTTCGCCGCCTTACTCCTCGCCATGGCCGTCTTCATCATCTGGCGGCAGATGGGCAAACTCTGA
- the guaB gene encoding IMP dehydrogenase: MATLSTRSGSTSHQTPASAAAPHDPHAAHATPAQPAPAHPDAAHTPISSGAPLISWPSHPKIVAEGVTFDDVLLIPRFSDVMPGDADTSTKLTRAITLNIPLLSAPMDTVTESALAIALAQEGGIGIIHKNLSVEAQAREVAKVKRSANGIIADPITLGPGDTVGHAKQLMRQHNVSGFPVTEDGSKDLRSKGKLVGILTRRDLKFADHDTTLVRDLMTKDNLITSHAGTTLAEAETILNHAKVEKLLLVDKSFNLAGLITMRDVERQSQFPRASRDARGRLMCGAAVGVDQYDRVEALLAADVDVITVDTAHGHSANVIRTVKAIKAKHNLQVIAGNIATADAARDLIKAGADAIKVGIGPGSICTTRVVTGVGVPQITAIMSAVEGARGTDVPVIADGGIRLSGDIAKAIAAGASSVMMGSLFAGLDESPGELVISGGRRYKTYRGMGSEGAMAAGSADRYRQADKVGADGKPQMKFVPEGVEGLVAYRGTLAEFVYQLVGGLRSAMGYCGCRTIEQFRAESRFCRVSGATVVENHPHDIRITKESPNYTVEHAAKV; encoded by the coding sequence ATGGCGACCCTCTCAACTCGGTCCGGCTCCACCTCACATCAAACACCCGCGTCCGCTGCCGCCCCCCACGATCCTCACGCGGCACACGCAACCCCTGCGCAACCAGCCCCCGCGCATCCCGACGCCGCGCACACGCCCATCTCCTCCGGCGCGCCCCTCATCTCTTGGCCATCACACCCCAAGATCGTTGCCGAGGGTGTGACCTTTGACGACGTCCTGCTCATCCCGCGCTTCAGCGACGTCATGCCCGGTGATGCCGACACCTCGACGAAACTCACCCGCGCCATCACCCTCAACATCCCGCTCCTCTCCGCGCCGATGGACACCGTGACGGAGTCCGCCCTCGCCATCGCCCTCGCGCAAGAAGGCGGCATCGGCATCATCCACAAGAACCTCTCCGTCGAGGCCCAGGCCCGCGAGGTCGCCAAGGTCAAACGCTCCGCCAACGGCATCATCGCCGACCCCATCACGCTCGGCCCCGGCGACACCGTCGGCCACGCCAAGCAGTTGATGCGCCAGCACAACGTCAGCGGCTTCCCCGTCACCGAAGACGGCTCCAAGGACCTCCGCTCCAAGGGCAAGCTCGTCGGCATCCTCACCCGCCGCGACCTCAAGTTCGCCGACCACGACACCACCCTCGTCCGCGACCTCATGACCAAGGACAATCTCATCACCTCGCACGCGGGCACCACGCTCGCCGAGGCCGAGACCATCCTCAACCACGCCAAGGTCGAGAAGCTCCTCCTCGTTGACAAGTCGTTCAACCTCGCCGGTCTCATCACCATGCGCGATGTCGAGCGCCAGAGCCAGTTCCCCCGCGCCAGCCGCGACGCCCGAGGCCGCCTCATGTGCGGAGCCGCCGTCGGCGTCGACCAGTACGACCGCGTCGAGGCCCTCCTCGCCGCCGACGTCGACGTCATCACCGTCGACACCGCGCACGGCCACTCCGCCAACGTCATCCGCACCGTCAAGGCCATCAAGGCCAAGCACAACCTCCAGGTCATCGCCGGCAACATCGCCACCGCCGACGCCGCGCGAGACCTCATCAAGGCCGGCGCGGACGCCATCAAGGTCGGCATCGGCCCCGGCTCCATCTGCACCACCCGCGTCGTCACCGGCGTCGGCGTCCCCCAGATCACCGCCATCATGTCCGCCGTCGAGGGCGCACGCGGCACCGACGTTCCCGTCATCGCCGACGGCGGCATCCGCCTCTCCGGCGACATCGCCAAAGCAATCGCCGCCGGCGCATCCTCCGTCATGATGGGCTCCCTCTTCGCCGGTCTCGACGAATCCCCGGGCGAACTCGTCATCTCCGGTGGCCGCCGCTACAAGACCTACCGAGGCATGGGCTCCGAGGGAGCCATGGCCGCGGGCTCCGCCGATCGCTACCGCCAGGCCGACAAGGTCGGCGCCGATGGCAAGCCGCAGATGAAGTTCGTCCCCGAGGGCGTCGAGGGCCTCGTCGCCTACCGCGGCACACTCGCCGAGTTCGTCTACCAGCTTGTCGGCGGGCTCCGCTCCGCCATGGGCTACTGCGGCTGCCGCACCATCGAACAGTTCCGCGCCGAGTCCCGCTTCTGCCGCGTCTCCGGCGCGACGGTCGTCGAGAACCACCCGCACGACATCCGCATCACCAAGGAATCGCCCAACTACACGGTCGAGCACGCGGCGAAGGTGTGA
- a CDS encoding Gfo/Idh/MocA family oxidoreductase: MPERAVRVGIIGLGFMGRTHLRAYTAAAADGMPCEVVACCATRPEDWKELISGTSSIAGNIEQAGSTAASIDPARVRFMTDWRAMAADPDIDLVSVCTPTDTHAEIAIHMLRAGKHTLIEKPVALSSAKAREVAAAAVEAERQHVLCMPAHCMRFWSGWDWLKARVYDWSLGPLRALTLQRMGSRPGWSRDYYNDPSRCGGALFDLHIHDADIVLWLFGPPASVSSAGHVDHIVTRYHYTHRDAPDIVIAEGAWVADGFPFRMRYTAEFERGVADWDLARPEPLQLSVGGECRTVAMPPVSGYDGEVRHFVEYVARRYSTRNPTRNLRVTAHDAVLVCRLLELELESARSGRPMEW; encoded by the coding sequence ATGCCTGAACGTGCCGTTCGCGTTGGAATCATCGGTCTCGGGTTCATGGGGCGCACGCACCTGCGCGCGTACACGGCCGCCGCCGCGGACGGAATGCCGTGCGAGGTCGTCGCCTGCTGCGCCACGCGCCCCGAAGACTGGAAGGAACTCATCTCCGGCACCAGCAGCATCGCCGGCAACATCGAGCAGGCGGGCTCCACCGCCGCTTCCATCGATCCCGCCCGCGTCCGCTTCATGACCGACTGGCGCGCCATGGCCGCCGATCCCGACATCGACCTTGTCAGCGTCTGCACACCCACCGACACGCACGCCGAGATCGCCATCCACATGCTCCGCGCCGGTAAGCACACCCTCATCGAGAAACCCGTCGCCCTCTCGAGCGCCAAGGCCCGCGAGGTCGCGGCAGCCGCGGTAGAAGCCGAACGCCAGCATGTCCTCTGCATGCCCGCCCATTGCATGCGATTCTGGAGCGGCTGGGACTGGCTGAAGGCCCGAGTTTACGATTGGTCGCTCGGACCTCTCCGCGCCCTCACGCTCCAGCGGATGGGCAGCCGCCCCGGCTGGTCGCGAGACTATTACAACGATCCCTCTCGCTGCGGTGGAGCCCTCTTCGACCTCCATATCCACGATGCCGACATCGTCCTCTGGCTCTTCGGCCCGCCCGCATCCGTCTCCAGCGCGGGCCACGTCGATCACATCGTCACGCGTTATCACTACACGCATCGCGACGCACCAGATATCGTCATCGCCGAGGGCGCGTGGGTTGCCGACGGCTTCCCCTTCCGCATGCGCTACACCGCGGAGTTTGAGCGAGGCGTCGCCGATTGGGACCTCGCGAGGCCCGAGCCCCTGCAACTCAGCGTCGGGGGCGAATGCCGCACTGTTGCGATGCCCCCCGTCAGCGGCTACGACGGCGAGGTCCGTCACTTCGTCGAGTACGTCGCTCGGAGGTATTCGACCCGTAATCCGACACGGAACCTTCGCGTCACAGCCCATGACGCCGTGCTGGTCTGCCGGTTGCTGGAACTCGAACTGGAGAGCGCTCGGAGCGGACGTCCAATGGAATGGTGA
- a CDS encoding FRG domain-containing protein: MAIHVEKFDDAEKFLHELRMSSPRWGNCNGYVSDWVFRGQGDAAWPLLPSLWRCRDDRDKNPFWRQSELEATSLVDKSRIVDAIKRPRWIEIFRARLAEAWAVWSFWRLADALGLEADKPPDLIGADKDVPKSWLVGEFTTFQLEPSSTTALAQHHGIQTRLLDCARHSYVAAYFAASTMPLGATRLAVWAIRESRLAAMDKRLQVLSYPRSRNRYLHAQSGVFLFHRDSESTFAARGTWPCIGDSIESSCGERSIIRLELEAGQAPRLLQLLMAEQFSHAHLMPSLDNVATTVKAIANTQEVDVISKSTGGG; encoded by the coding sequence ATGGCCATTCATGTAGAGAAGTTCGATGATGCGGAGAAGTTCCTGCACGAGCTGCGGATGTCGTCGCCGCGTTGGGGGAACTGCAACGGGTACGTTTCGGACTGGGTGTTTCGCGGCCAAGGTGACGCAGCATGGCCATTGCTTCCGAGCCTGTGGCGGTGCCGGGATGACCGAGACAAGAACCCCTTCTGGCGGCAATCAGAGCTTGAGGCCACTTCGTTGGTGGACAAGAGCAGAATCGTTGATGCGATTAAGCGACCACGTTGGATAGAGATCTTTCGTGCGAGGCTCGCCGAGGCATGGGCAGTGTGGTCTTTTTGGCGACTGGCAGACGCACTGGGGTTGGAAGCGGACAAGCCGCCGGACCTCATTGGAGCCGACAAGGATGTCCCGAAGTCATGGTTAGTTGGAGAGTTCACGACTTTCCAGCTGGAGCCTAGCTCGACGACCGCGCTTGCACAGCACCACGGAATCCAAACTCGATTGCTCGATTGCGCACGGCATTCGTACGTAGCGGCCTACTTCGCAGCGTCAACAATGCCGCTCGGCGCGACTCGCTTGGCAGTGTGGGCGATCCGTGAGTCGCGTCTTGCGGCCATGGACAAGCGACTCCAAGTCCTGTCTTATCCGAGATCTCGCAACAGGTACTTGCATGCCCAGTCGGGCGTGTTTCTGTTTCATCGGGATTCAGAAAGTACATTCGCAGCCCGAGGCACATGGCCTTGCATCGGAGACTCCATCGAGTCTAGCTGCGGTGAACGATCGATCATTCGACTCGAGCTCGAGGCCGGGCAAGCGCCACGACTGCTCCAGTTGCTCATGGCGGAACAGTTCAGCCACGCTCACTTGATGCCCTCTCTCGACAATGTGGCGACGACCGTCAAGGCGATCGCGAACACGCAGGAAGTCGATGTGATCAGCAAGAGTACTGGCGGCGGATAG
- a CDS encoding glycosyltransferase, with protein sequence MTTAPGSLLSAPVEVRVQDVTHAPRADTQTQPTPAPGLRRIRCVVPCFNRRADLELLFQDLAAIRLDGPLTPGRHGAWHAAIKVLVIDNASTKPLSEAAVPTGLRVEFLRSELNTGGSGGFNLGLSRALADRRDGSVPCELIWMLDSDARVEREALVALVDCFDEDPERVGVGSALKDPATGKIYEIGGKVFKGSGGFGPMHAGENDKRPGVVSPLKSDYVAACSFMVRPGAIEASGLLPDVFIKADDVEWGVRLALATGGQIVAAPKSIAIHPCFDRFETWVRYYYARNVFVPMATVGQGRLTRFRKAMRETLRGACQSMMQRPDLAGMHISGLRDAARGVTNGKAPDEITRFEPFTPIDALRETLQKHLAGAGKPLRGRSVYIHPYLNVPPAVRDRIRTQLSAAGAIVVEPRPPSPDTRKGRAGLNSRMPIYRSLPGAAWRLLTGVPRSISIVPTRGRPESWMVGRTQVQLAPEGFVIREPHRRAQLRDTLATLAAGTRESVRLALNPLRVEPWPDAIPTTPPARSTLSIVVLSHNRRETLLQTLEALGSDEATAGAELIVVDNASNDASAEAVRERFPHVRVVALRRNIGVGAFNRGVAEATGDVVLVLDDDAIPEPGAVAAALRMLDERPNAWAVTLHPRHPSNDRSEWPFAGEAISDDWPVMGCANLVRRWAWARAGGYDPAFFLYRNDTDLALKIRRLGGRVLFDPTLVVKHHSPIATRKSNRWLRCATRNWIWLAKRHGVGTDRLRAAVLGWLWAHKLAGISPLRHARVLLGAMQGIFLPAPALPLTVQAAPKQPGQGIARLLAARLKKHA encoded by the coding sequence ATGACGACCGCGCCCGGCTCGCTCCTTTCCGCTCCCGTCGAGGTTCGCGTGCAAGACGTGACGCATGCGCCCCGCGCCGACACCCAAACCCAGCCGACCCCCGCGCCAGGCCTCCGCCGGATTCGCTGCGTGGTGCCCTGTTTCAACAGGCGCGCGGACCTTGAGCTTCTCTTCCAGGATCTTGCCGCCATCCGGCTCGACGGACCGCTGACGCCCGGTCGGCACGGAGCATGGCACGCTGCCATCAAGGTGCTGGTCATCGACAACGCGAGCACAAAGCCCCTCTCAGAGGCAGCAGTCCCGACCGGCCTGCGCGTCGAGTTCCTGCGATCCGAACTGAACACAGGCGGATCAGGCGGATTCAATCTCGGGCTGTCGCGTGCGCTCGCCGATCGCCGCGACGGATCGGTCCCGTGCGAACTCATCTGGATGCTCGACTCGGACGCACGCGTCGAGCGCGAAGCCCTCGTCGCGCTCGTCGACTGCTTCGATGAAGACCCGGAACGCGTCGGCGTCGGATCCGCACTGAAGGATCCAGCCACCGGCAAAATCTACGAGATCGGCGGCAAGGTCTTCAAGGGAAGCGGCGGCTTCGGCCCCATGCACGCAGGCGAGAACGACAAACGCCCCGGCGTCGTCTCGCCCCTGAAATCAGACTACGTCGCCGCTTGCTCCTTCATGGTTCGACCCGGCGCGATCGAGGCCTCGGGGCTCCTCCCCGATGTCTTCATCAAGGCCGATGATGTCGAGTGGGGCGTGCGCCTCGCCCTCGCAACCGGCGGACAGATCGTCGCGGCCCCCAAGTCAATCGCAATCCACCCCTGTTTCGACAGGTTCGAAACCTGGGTGCGCTACTACTACGCCCGCAACGTCTTCGTTCCCATGGCGACAGTCGGCCAGGGACGCCTCACACGCTTCAGAAAGGCGATGCGCGAGACACTCCGCGGGGCCTGCCAGTCGATGATGCAGCGACCAGATCTCGCCGGAATGCACATCTCGGGGCTGCGCGACGCCGCGCGAGGCGTCACGAACGGAAAGGCGCCCGACGAGATCACCCGCTTCGAGCCCTTCACCCCGATCGACGCGCTCCGCGAAACGCTCCAGAAGCACCTCGCGGGCGCGGGCAAGCCCCTCAGAGGACGCAGCGTCTACATCCATCCGTACCTGAACGTGCCGCCGGCTGTCAGAGATCGAATCCGCACGCAACTCAGCGCGGCGGGCGCCATCGTCGTTGAGCCGCGCCCTCCGAGCCCGGACACGCGAAAGGGACGCGCAGGCCTGAACTCGCGCATGCCGATCTATCGCTCACTCCCCGGCGCGGCGTGGCGACTGCTCACAGGCGTGCCCCGCTCGATCTCGATCGTGCCCACACGAGGCCGCCCCGAGTCGTGGATGGTCGGACGCACACAGGTCCAGCTCGCGCCCGAGGGGTTTGTGATCCGAGAACCCCACCGCCGCGCGCAACTCCGGGACACGCTCGCGACCCTCGCCGCAGGAACGCGAGAATCGGTGCGGCTGGCGCTCAACCCTCTCAGGGTCGAGCCGTGGCCGGACGCGATCCCGACGACGCCCCCCGCTCGATCCACGCTCTCGATCGTTGTCCTGAGCCACAATCGCCGCGAGACACTGCTGCAGACGCTCGAAGCCCTGGGGAGCGACGAGGCGACGGCCGGAGCAGAGCTGATCGTCGTTGACAACGCATCGAACGATGCGAGCGCCGAGGCCGTGCGCGAACGATTCCCGCATGTCCGGGTCGTCGCGCTCAGGCGGAACATCGGCGTGGGCGCTTTCAACAGAGGCGTCGCCGAGGCGACCGGGGATGTCGTCCTCGTGCTAGACGACGACGCGATCCCGGAACCGGGCGCGGTCGCCGCGGCACTGCGCATGCTCGACGAGCGACCCAACGCATGGGCCGTCACACTCCACCCACGCCACCCGAGCAACGACCGCAGCGAGTGGCCATTCGCGGGCGAAGCGATCAGCGACGACTGGCCCGTCATGGGGTGCGCAAACCTTGTCAGAAGGTGGGCGTGGGCCCGCGCGGGCGGCTACGACCCCGCGTTCTTCCTCTATCGCAACGACACCGACCTCGCACTCAAGATCCGACGCCTGGGCGGGCGAGTCCTCTTCGACCCGACACTCGTCGTCAAGCACCACAGCCCCATCGCGACTCGCAAGAGCAACCGCTGGCTCCGCTGCGCAACCCGCAACTGGATCTGGCTCGCCAAACGCCACGGCGTCGGAACGGATCGCCTGCGCGCAGCAGTGCTCGGCTGGCTGTGGGCCCACAAACTCGCGGGGATCAGCCCCCTGCGACACGCTCGCGTGCTGCTCGGCGCGATGCAGGGGATCTTCCTCCCCGCTCCCGCGCTCCCGCTCACCGTTCAGGCAGCCCCGAAGCAGCCGGGACAGGGCATCGCTCGCCTCCTCGCCGCACGCCTGAAGAAGCACGCGTGA
- a CDS encoding type II toxin-antitoxin system RelE/ParE family toxin has translation MRYTVLFRAKARDEALDAADYIARTGSPEAAQRWYEGLETAVRSLESMPARCGLARENESIPGIELRQLMYASHRLIFIIRDRTVHVLHLRHAAQANADSMPETH, from the coding sequence ATGCGCTACACGGTTCTCTTTCGCGCCAAAGCGCGCGACGAGGCGCTCGACGCGGCCGACTACATCGCCAGGACTGGGTCTCCCGAGGCGGCGCAGCGATGGTATGAAGGACTCGAGACCGCGGTCCGCTCGCTGGAGTCAATGCCCGCACGATGCGGGCTTGCGAGAGAGAATGAGTCCATTCCGGGCATCGAACTCCGCCAGCTCATGTATGCGTCCCATCGTCTCATTTTCATCATCCGTGATCGCACGGTGCATGTGCTTCACCTTCGGCACGCCGCGCAGGCGAATGCGGATTCCATGCCGGAGACTCATTGA
- a CDS encoding MBL fold metallo-hydrolase, protein MFFRQIYDETLAQGAYLIGCQKTGEAIIIDPERDVDRYQAIARKEGLRIVAVAETHIHADYLSGARELAEQGAKLYISGMGAPEWNYRWLDKKSGSTPEQPVWYDHVELKDGTTFSVGNIQFKAIHTPGHTPEHICFLVTDLGAGASEPMGIATGDFVFVGDVGRPDLLESAAGIEGMAASSAALLHRSTAKFMDLPDYLQVWPAHGSGSACGKALGAVPQTTVGYEKRFNPALKAATTEHAFTDYVLSDQPDPPSYFARMKFENRDGPAILGSLPKPLKIDAKAVAALDTQKVALVDTRPWDQFASGHIKGSLSLLVNNQFPTEAGSLIDPSEDVYLIIEPAKLDEAIRDLVRVGIDRIVGWATPDTVVEAAASGVNLATIAEISAADAKARIASGKTFVLDVRKLGEHTEARVADHPAGLMNVSHTRLATALDQIPKDADILVHCRGGVRSARACAYLQRRGHTVTNMAGGFMAWEKAGGSVERGS, encoded by the coding sequence GTGTTCTTTCGACAAATCTACGACGAGACGCTCGCACAAGGCGCATACCTCATCGGCTGCCAGAAAACCGGCGAGGCCATCATCATCGACCCCGAGCGCGATGTCGACCGCTACCAGGCAATCGCCCGCAAGGAAGGGCTGCGCATCGTCGCCGTCGCCGAGACTCACATCCACGCCGACTACCTCTCCGGCGCGCGCGAACTCGCCGAGCAGGGCGCGAAGCTCTATATCTCCGGCATGGGTGCGCCTGAGTGGAACTACCGCTGGCTCGACAAGAAGTCGGGCTCGACCCCGGAACAACCGGTCTGGTACGACCACGTCGAACTCAAGGACGGCACAACGTTCAGCGTCGGCAACATCCAGTTCAAAGCCATCCACACGCCCGGCCACACACCCGAGCACATCTGCTTCCTCGTGACCGACCTCGGTGCCGGCGCGTCCGAGCCCATGGGCATCGCCACCGGTGACTTCGTCTTCGTCGGCGATGTGGGCCGCCCCGACCTCCTCGAATCCGCCGCGGGAATCGAGGGCATGGCCGCCTCGTCGGCTGCCCTCCTCCATCGCAGCACGGCGAAGTTCATGGACCTCCCCGACTACCTCCAGGTCTGGCCCGCGCACGGATCCGGCTCCGCGTGCGGCAAGGCCCTCGGCGCTGTCCCCCAGACCACCGTCGGCTACGAGAAACGCTTCAACCCCGCCCTCAAGGCCGCAACAACCGAACACGCCTTCACCGACTACGTCCTCAGCGACCAGCCCGATCCGCCCTCGTACTTCGCACGCATGAAGTTCGAGAACCGCGACGGCCCGGCGATTCTCGGCTCGCTTCCGAAGCCACTGAAGATCGACGCCAAGGCCGTCGCCGCACTCGACACACAGAAAGTCGCCCTCGTCGACACCCGCCCGTGGGATCAGTTCGCCAGCGGCCACATCAAGGGCTCGCTCTCCCTCCTCGTCAACAACCAGTTCCCCACCGAGGCGGGCTCGCTGATCGACCCGTCTGAGGATGTCTATCTGATCATCGAGCCCGCCAAGCTCGACGAAGCCATCCGCGACCTCGTCCGCGTCGGCATCGACCGCATCGTCGGCTGGGCAACGCCCGACACGGTTGTCGAAGCCGCGGCCTCCGGCGTGAACCTCGCCACCATCGCCGAGATCTCCGCTGCCGATGCCAAGGCCCGCATCGCTTCGGGCAAGACCTTTGTCCTCGACGTCCGCAAGCTCGGCGAGCACACCGAAGCACGCGTCGCCGACCACCCCGCGGGCCTTATGAACGTCTCGCACACGCGCCTGGCCACCGCCCTCGACCAGATTCCCAAAGATGCCGACATCCTCGTCCACTGCCGCGGAGGCGTGCGCTCCGCACGGGCCTGCGCGTATCTCCAACGACGCGGCCACACCGTGACGAACATGGCCGGCGGCTTCATGGCGTGGGAAAAGGCGGGCGGCTCGGTCGAACGCGGCTCATAG
- a CDS encoding pyridoxine 5'-phosphate synthase, producing MPALGVNIDHVATIRQARYRHGAVGVVEGTEEPDPILAAHEATLGGADVLTIHLREDRRHVNDRDLDLLCRVARVKVNLEMAATDEMVAIALKHRAASMNGGRPQMVTLVPEGRQEVTTEGGLDVAGQHVRMKSVVAKLKDAGIVVSAFIDADAAQVEAAAKAGFDCCEIHTGPYASAFATAGGDFRIGVLAGALERVSDAGERIAGLGMRFNAGHALNYANVKPIAELMEIEELHIGHAIVSRAVFTGMRQAVAEMKGLLVSAV from the coding sequence ATGCCAGCACTCGGCGTCAACATCGATCACGTCGCCACCATCCGCCAGGCCCGCTATCGCCACGGCGCGGTCGGCGTCGTCGAGGGCACCGAAGAGCCCGACCCCATCCTCGCGGCTCACGAAGCCACGCTCGGCGGGGCGGATGTCCTCACGATCCATCTCCGCGAAGACCGCCGACACGTCAACGACAGAGATCTTGACCTGCTCTGCCGCGTCGCGCGGGTAAAGGTGAACCTTGAGATGGCCGCCACCGACGAGATGGTCGCGATCGCGCTGAAGCATCGCGCCGCGAGCATGAACGGCGGCCGCCCGCAGATGGTCACGCTCGTCCCCGAGGGGCGCCAGGAAGTCACGACCGAGGGCGGGCTCGATGTTGCGGGCCAGCACGTGCGGATGAAGAGCGTTGTCGCAAAGCTGAAGGACGCGGGCATTGTCGTCTCTGCGTTCATCGATGCGGATGCGGCCCAGGTCGAAGCCGCGGCAAAGGCCGGGTTCGACTGCTGCGAGATCCACACCGGCCCCTACGCCTCGGCGTTCGCAACAGCGGGTGGCGACTTCCGCATCGGTGTGCTCGCGGGTGCGCTGGAGCGCGTGAGCGATGCGGGCGAGCGGATCGCCGGGCTGGGGATGCGCTTCAACGCCGGTCACGCGCTCAACTATGCGAACGTGAAGCCGATCGCGGAGTTGATGGAGATAGAGGAGCTGCACATCGGGCACGCGATTGTCAGCCGCGCGGTCTTTACGGGCATGCGACAGGCCGTGGCTGAGATGAAGGGTTTGTTGGTGAGTGCGGTGTGA